The Papio anubis isolate 15944 chromosome 1, Panubis1.0, whole genome shotgun sequence genome window below encodes:
- the BARHL2 gene encoding barH-like 2 homeobox protein isoform X2 → MTTMEGASGSSFGIDTILSSASSGSPGMMNGDFRPLVTMEPPEQHLVADATQHHHHLHHSQQPPPLAAAPTQSLQPSPQQQPPPPPPQQPPPPAQQLGSAASAPRTSTSSFLIKDILGDSKPLAACAPYSTSVSSPHHTPKQESNAVHESFRPKLEQEDSKTKLDKREDSQSDIKCHGTKEEGDREITSSRESPPVRAKKPRKARTAFSDHQLNQLERSFERQKYLSVQDRMDLAAALNLTDTQVKTWYQNRRTKWKRQTAVGLELLAEAGNYSALQRMFPSPYFYHPSLLGSMDSTTAAAAAAAMYSSMYRTPPAPHPQLQRPLVPRVLIHGLGPGGQPALNPLSSPIPGTPHPR, encoded by the exons ATGACAACAATGGAAGGGGCCAGCGGGTCGAGTTTTGGAATAGACACGATTTTATCCAGTGCCAGTTCAGGCAGCCCGGGCATGATGAATGGAGATTTCCGCCCGCTCG TCACCATGGAGCCCCCGGAGCAGCATCTGGTAGCAGACGCGACCCAGCAtcatcaccacctccaccacaGCCAGCAGCCGCCACCACTGGCCGCGGCCCCGACCCAAAGTTTGCAGCCTTCGCCCCAacagcagccgccgccgccgccgccacagcagccgccgccgcccgctCAGCAGCTGGGCTCGGCCGCCTCGGCCCCCAGGACTTCTAcgtcttcttttttaattaaggACATCTTGGGCGACAGCAAACCTCTGGCGGCATGTGCACCCTACAGCACCAGCGTATCCTCTCCCCACCACACCCCGAAGCAGGAGAGCAACGCAGTGCACGAGAGCTTCAGGCCAAAGCTCGAGCAGGAGGACAGCAAAACCAAACTCGACAAGCGGGAGGATTCCCAGAGCGACATCAAATGCCATG GGACAAAGGAGGAAGGAGACCGGGAGATTACGAGTAGCCGTGAGAGTCCCCCTGTGAGAGCCAAGAAGCCTCGAAAAGCAAGGACAGCTTTTTCCGACCACCAGCTCAATCAACTGGAGCGTAGCTTTGAGCGGCAGAAGTACCTGAGTGTGCAGGATCGCATGGACCTGGCTGCAGCGCTCAACCTCACTGACACCCAAGTCAAGACCTGGTACCAGAACCGCAG GACCAAGTGGAAGCGGCAGACAGCGGTGGGCCTGGAATTGCTGGCCGAGGCAGGGAACTACTCAGCGCTGCAGAGGATGTTTCCATCGCCTTATTTCTATCACCCAAGCCTGCTGGGCAGCATGGACAGCACTACGGCGGCGGCGGCTGCCGCTGCCATGTACAGCAGCATGTACCGGACTCCTCCAGCACCCCATCCCCAGCTGCAGCGGCCCCTGGTGCCCCGCGTGCTCATCCACGGCCTAGGGCCTGGGGGACAGCCAGCCCTTAATCCCTTGTCCAGCCCCATCCCGGGCACCCCACACCCCCGGTGA
- the BARHL2 gene encoding barH-like 2 homeobox protein isoform X1 — MTTMEGASGSSFGIDTILSSASSGSPGMMNGDFRPLGEARTADFRSQATPSPCSEIDTVGTAPSSPISVTMEPPEQHLVADATQHHHHLHHSQQPPPLAAAPTQSLQPSPQQQPPPPPPQQPPPPAQQLGSAASAPRTSTSSFLIKDILGDSKPLAACAPYSTSVSSPHHTPKQESNAVHESFRPKLEQEDSKTKLDKREDSQSDIKCHGTKEEGDREITSSRESPPVRAKKPRKARTAFSDHQLNQLERSFERQKYLSVQDRMDLAAALNLTDTQVKTWYQNRRTKWKRQTAVGLELLAEAGNYSALQRMFPSPYFYHPSLLGSMDSTTAAAAAAAMYSSMYRTPPAPHPQLQRPLVPRVLIHGLGPGGQPALNPLSSPIPGTPHPR; from the exons ATGACAACAATGGAAGGGGCCAGCGGGTCGAGTTTTGGAATAGACACGATTTTATCCAGTGCCAGTTCAGGCAGCCCGGGCATGATGAATGGAGATTTCCGCCCGCTCGGTGAGGCCAGGACCGCGGATTTTAGGAGTCAGGCCACCCCATCTCCCTGTTCGGAGATTGATACCGTAGGGACGGCGCCTTCTTCTCCTATTTCAGTCACCATGGAGCCCCCGGAGCAGCATCTGGTAGCAGACGCGACCCAGCAtcatcaccacctccaccacaGCCAGCAGCCGCCACCACTGGCCGCGGCCCCGACCCAAAGTTTGCAGCCTTCGCCCCAacagcagccgccgccgccgccgccacagcagccgccgccgcccgctCAGCAGCTGGGCTCGGCCGCCTCGGCCCCCAGGACTTCTAcgtcttcttttttaattaaggACATCTTGGGCGACAGCAAACCTCTGGCGGCATGTGCACCCTACAGCACCAGCGTATCCTCTCCCCACCACACCCCGAAGCAGGAGAGCAACGCAGTGCACGAGAGCTTCAGGCCAAAGCTCGAGCAGGAGGACAGCAAAACCAAACTCGACAAGCGGGAGGATTCCCAGAGCGACATCAAATGCCATG GGACAAAGGAGGAAGGAGACCGGGAGATTACGAGTAGCCGTGAGAGTCCCCCTGTGAGAGCCAAGAAGCCTCGAAAAGCAAGGACAGCTTTTTCCGACCACCAGCTCAATCAACTGGAGCGTAGCTTTGAGCGGCAGAAGTACCTGAGTGTGCAGGATCGCATGGACCTGGCTGCAGCGCTCAACCTCACTGACACCCAAGTCAAGACCTGGTACCAGAACCGCAG GACCAAGTGGAAGCGGCAGACAGCGGTGGGCCTGGAATTGCTGGCCGAGGCAGGGAACTACTCAGCGCTGCAGAGGATGTTTCCATCGCCTTATTTCTATCACCCAAGCCTGCTGGGCAGCATGGACAGCACTACGGCGGCGGCGGCTGCCGCTGCCATGTACAGCAGCATGTACCGGACTCCTCCAGCACCCCATCCCCAGCTGCAGCGGCCCCTGGTGCCCCGCGTGCTCATCCACGGCCTAGGGCCTGGGGGACAGCCAGCCCTTAATCCCTTGTCCAGCCCCATCCCGGGCACCCCACACCCCCGGTGA